One genomic segment of Plasmodium cynomolgi strain B DNA, chromosome 14, whole genome shotgun sequence includes these proteins:
- a CDS encoding hypothetical protein (putative) → MENHLVPQENVFNRSNVFSHFSLNSVTKDSFDDAYSAANRVSSVCSNSCEASVGTRSVSLGRTQYLGRSPSMGGSLHEVSPVASPLAAGATTDVQNRSKNLNQNGDPFSRNNTCSAYGRDPRVERMDSNHCSVLLPRLIHNDMSADANHHLGVPPLMTMTKNNSFNRCHEFSEASTKCLNLRRGVDMRVISPPNSASANGGTYLGNEHIFMGSNSCRTINGFNDPCPMEVDASNGLYPPNVATNQIGSYNYDLLTFKQPTSLYDGINDAVVKGRPDDVSYGYSPESVRGENNYMHLGGGHLNSDEEFGSGSYSNNINLVRTKGFSPHVTTGHYGKDSRSSTTTSVLNEEMLVGSGFSRWNINMKGCSSVDTLRESVLKFMAMKLQSNNGVGSAKGMRSIGHTGDMVCNTGCPSVNPSGTNNDCFPRTNYDCFPRTDYDSFPRTNRSSTQLSSEQRRCTTLPQMKLVQTGGPHRSVYPGGGAPSKKPSLKSSDEVNTYIDSDITNRRAAIPRVASPRMVEALTSKKLRSVLPLIIRPLEITFRAPSTSSNCALALLDREWPPPG, encoded by the exons ATGGAAAACCATTTGGTACCTCAGGAAAACGTATTTAATAGGAGCAACGTCTTCTCTCATTTCAGCCTCAACAGTGTAACTAAGGACTCTTTCGATGATGCTTACAGTGCAGCGAATCGTGTGTCCTCTGTCTGCTCCAACAGCTGTGAGGCATCAGTGGGGACGAGGAGTGTATCCTTGGGGAGGACGCAATACTTGGGTAGAAGCCCATCCATGGGGGGGAGCCTCCACGAAGTTAGTCCTGTGGCCAGCCCCCTAGCAGCAGGCGCCACCACCGACGTGCAAAATCGAAGTAAGAATCtaaatcaaaatggagaccCATTTTCACGAAACAACACATGCAGTGCGTATGGAAGAGACCCGAGGGTGGAAAGAATGGATAGTAATCACTGCTCAGTCCTATTGCCCCGATTAATCCATAACGATATGTCTGCTGATGCAAATCACCATTTGGGTGTTCCTCCACTGATGACcatgacaaaaaataactcgTTCAATCGCTGTCATGAATTCAGTGAGGCGTCTACCAAGTGCCTTAATCTCCGGAGGGGTGTCGATATGAGAGTCATATCTCCCCCGAACAGTGCCTCGGCAAATGGTGGAACTTACCTCGGGAATGAGCATATATTCATGGGTTCTAACTCTTGCAGGACTATCAATGGGTTCAACGATCCCTGTCCCATGGAGGTAGATGCGTCAAATGGGTTGTACCCCCCAAATGTAGCCACGAATCAGATCGGTAGCTACAACTACGACTTGCTAACGTTCAAGCAACCCACTAGTCTCTATGATGGTATTAACGACGCGGTGGTGAAAGGAAGACCCGACGATGTGTCATATGGCTATTCCCCTGAATCGGTtagaggagaaaataattacatgcATCTCGGCGGGGGGCACCTAAACAGTGATGAAGAGTTTGGCAGTGGGAGTTACTCCAACAATATCAACCTGGTGAGGACGAAGGGATTCTCCCCCCATGTCACCACAGGGCACTATGGAAAGGACAGTAGGAGCAGCACTACGACGAGTGTGCTAAATGAGGAGATGCTGGTAGGAAGTGGCTTCTCCAGGTGGAATATCAACATGAAAGGTTGTTCCTCCGTAGATACTCTACGCGAGAGTGTGCTCAAGTTTATGGCAATGAAATTGCAGAGTAACAACGGTGTGGGGAGCGCGAAGGGAATGAGAAGCATAGGGCATACAGGTGACATGGTGTGCAACACGGGCTGCCCGAGCGTCAACCCTAGTGGCACCAACAATGACTGCTTTCCCCGCACCAACTATGATTGCTTCCCTCGCACCGACTACGACAGCTTCCCTCGCACCAATCGCAGCTCCACGCAACTGTCCAGCGAGCAGCGTAGATGCACGACCTTACCACAGATGAAGTTAGTCCAGACGGGGGGTCCCCATCGGAGTGTCTACCCCGGCGGCGGTGCCCCATCAAAGAAGCCATCGCTAAAGAGCAGCGACGAAGTGAACACGTACATTGACAGTGACATAACAAATCGACGCGCGGCCATCCCTCGAGTGGCTTCCCCCCGCATGGTCGAAGCGCTCACCTCGAAAAAACTGCGCAGCGTTCTTCCGCTCATCATCAGACCTC TCGAAATTACCTTCCGCGCCCCCTCCACCTCTTCCAACTGCGCATTGGCACTCCTGGACAGGGAGTGGCCACCACCAGGATGA
- a CDS encoding hypothetical protein (putative), protein MKDSEFVGGKLKLKDSKIKKGSSHSKESKYTAGRDGKKKKKKYSEDKTERSNYDEENGTAYNDQGMDYDMSADGRTSVREGDMGTGKDGTGKLADETKLKEVLQLNLTEAEKAYQLVLKKREKQRIESILKESYRERLQKFNDNLASLSEHFDIPKVGPG, encoded by the coding sequence atgaaagacAGCGAATTCGTTGGAGGAAAGCTAAAACTGAAGGATtcgaaaattaaaaaaggcagcAGTCACTCCAAGGAGTCCAAGTACACAGCTGGACGagatggcaaaaaaaaaaaaaaaaaatacagcgAAGACAAAACGGAGAGGAGTAATTacgatgaagaaaatgggACAGCGTACAATGACCAAGGGATGGACTATGACATGAGTGCAGATGGAAGAACAAGTGTACGTGAAGGTGACATGGGGACTGGGAAGGATGGCACGGGAAAGCTAGCCgatgaaacaaaattgaaggaaGTTTTGCAACTGAACTTAACCGAGGCGGAAAAGGCCTATCAGCTGGTAttaaagaaaagggagaagcaacgAATTGAAAGCATTTTGAAGGAGAGTTACCGTGAGAGGTTGCAGAAGTTTAATGACAACTTAGCTTCCCTCAGCGAGCACTTCGACATTCCGAAGGTTGGGCCTGGCTAG